CAATCTTACTTTGAGTACTGTAATTTTCAGTTTGTTCCAAGGGAGCTTAACAGCATAGTTGACTGCCTGGCAAGGAGGGCCCTGTCCGTAACGTGTAGGACAGTTTGGCCTTTATCTGatccatggatccaagatcaatGTTTGGTTTCCATGAGCTCCCCACGTTTTTCTGAATAAATCTacatttgaccaaaaaaaaaaaggtttcatAATGCATTTAATCCTTAGGCTTAGTACTTAATCAAGTAAATTAGATTAAATTAGGTTTTTAATAATGCATCCACTTATGGTAATTAATCTAATTTAgattctttaattaattaataaattaatttaGCCTTAGTTAATTAAAAGTCCTTCACTAACTAGATTAATTAGGATTTCATAATACATTTAACTAACCACTTGGGATTAGGTTTATTAATTAAGTGTAATTAGTTTAATTTGGGAtcttataatttcttaatcaaTCCTTTATGATTTAATCTTTAATTAGTTCATTAGCCTAGTGCACCATAACCTAGTTTAGCATAACTTAGTCATTTGGCTTAGGGTAGCACATCATATCGTACCTAGTTTAGGATTAGTGACTTAAATTAGGATTAGTTGTTAGGTTTAGCTTTTAGGAATGGTCTAGATAGAAGGAGATCGACCCTAGCCGTGCGGATTGGCACCGTCCCAATCTATAAATTGAAACTTACCCAGTAATTTGGACAGACCTGAGCCTTGTCCATTGTGAGTCATCCTTCTCCCCTGAAAGGCGGAGACATTTATAGATCCTAGGCCTTTATCTAGGTTGTGACTTCGTTTACCCTATTTACGCATTTTTCGACATAAGTGGATGCAATCTCGAAGTGGCATGGAAACACCTCGATGGTCCATTTTAGGTACCAAATCTGCACATCACAGAAAATCCATTGTACCTACATCTGCCATATGGCAGAACTAGGTGGACCATCAAGCACTACAAGAAAAATGATCTATGCCGGCGTTTCTTAAACGCCGCTAAAGGGTAAAAATGTGCCGCTGTTTCGTTTTTCGGCGTTTATAGTAAACGCAGCTAAAATGCCGTGATATGTAATGCCGCAAATATACAGCGGCGTTTATACCATATGCCcgtgtatatatatttttcacgACGTTTCCATGGAAATGCCATAATATGGTAATTTACAACGGCATTTAGCATAATGTCGTTATAGTATAAAAGTGCTTGTTTATTAACGACGTTTATACATAAATGCCGGGAGTAAATATACTACATCAGCGTTTAGTTAATGTCGGTATATTGTTTGGAATTCTGCCGTTTCGTGGCATTTATCTATAAATGCCGACATATAAATTTGATTTAGTTATTTGACGGCATTTGTAGGTAAACGCCGCTaacattagtttttttttgttttttaaatcgGTTTCATATACTACTTCCATCCACATTAATCCTGTCACctgtttcatatataatatacatCCATCTACTTAAAACAGTACTTTAAATAATGCCCAATATCCGCTAAATATGAAATGCACCTATCAAAAGTACTTAAAGGAAGTTCAAAGTATGTAGTACATCCATTAAATAtgaaataaagaacagtatCAAAAACACTAAAAGGAAGTTCAAAGTATTAGCTACAAGCACTAAACGTAAAATAACGAACAATAACAAAAGTATTAAAAGGAAGTTCAAGGTACTACATCCACAAAATATGTTCAACATCAATTTCAGCCTTGACTTGACAAGAGAAAAGATAAGCCTCAAAAAGTTtcatcaacaccaccacccATTTGGGACCACACCAATATAACTGCATGTTGTCAAGTTCTGCATATGAAGTTTTCTGCATCTCATTACTTCAAGTTTGACTGCTATCCCAAGAATGAAAACTGCAATAGGCACTGCAAAAGACAAAACAAGTAAAATCATAATCTTTAATCTCATGGTAAGTAACAAATATAGCATACATCGTTTGACATCACTACTGCTCAAGTCCTAGTGGGACTAAGACAGATCAAACCCCgccaaaataggaatcataTGGACGAACAGAAAACAGTTCAAATTGGCCTACAGGAAATTAAATTATGTGGTCAATCTCAAGCCAAATTGATCAGTAAAATATGCATATCCATTTCATTTCTCAAGTCAACAAAATTCAATCCTACTCATAGTATGACTGTATCCAATAACCAGCATGATCAAGATTTGAAAACAAATTATGAAAGAGCGtaatgtcgattgaagattgcTGAAATCAGAATTTTAATCGCCACATCAGAACACCTTCAATTTAATAGTCCTAACGAGAATGGGACTGATGTATTGCAGGAACTCAAACTGGCCAGAATGCAAGAGAATATAAGTGAAGTTTGGTACCTTAATGAAAGCAAAATAAGAACAGTAGCACCTGGCTTCCAACCACAAGGTATTGATTGGGTTCACCACCAATCACACCTTGATTCCTGAAGGTGGTGAATCCATTCCTTATTTTACTGCCAAAGGAATGTCCAAGCCAGCAACCATGTCTACCAACTTAATTCTAAAGTTGGTTTCAGAAAAGATTGAACATGGGAATAGTTGAGGCAGcttacaaaaaaaataccatgaGTACCATTTATTACAGAAGATGCTCACCACTACATGTTGCTATGTCACTGCAACCAAAACATCAATAAcaagggaaaaacaaaaaggagggaAGGGGGAGAAACATTATTCACCAGCCTGAAGAGTGAAGGAAAGGGATCGAGAAAGATTTCAAAGAGTTCTTTTCCTCAGGCTCAATCCACAAATCATCAAAATTCCTTCCTAGGCTAGGAAACACGTATCTGCCCTCTCCTTGCTCCAAAAGTCTATCAACAAGTGATTCTTTATTGACCGTAAAGCGAGAAAGGGGGCTGGAAAGCAGGTGTTTTCTCACACCCCTAATCAGTTTGAAACTGACTTCTCTGTGGCCACTTTGAATCAAACGGGTCACTTAATGCAATTGAAATTGTTAGGATAGTCTTAAACTCAAATAAGTTTAAAGCATCACGGCACACACAACCGATCCACTGATAGCATTGATCAGTCTCTTATATAAATGAAAATCTTTCAAGTAACTCCTACTGGTCAGGCATCAATATTGAAATGCAAAGAGGAACATGAAATAGAGAAATCATGTAATCTTAACTAATCTTATTAGGTGGCTCACCAAATCCTATGATTTTGATAATCGGAGAAGTTGATAATCTATAAAATGCAAAGGAAACAACTTTGATGGAAAATCTGAAATCTCAAGTTCTAGATCTAATAATATGGTACAGAAACCAAAAGTCCCAATACAGAACAAATACAATTTTCCTTTTAGCCTTCCTAACAATGCCACCAAAGCCAGCTGGCCCAGGGCATCCCAAAGAGTTAAAATTCATGTTCAACATTATAAGATGAGGAGGACATAGTTCCCAAGATTGATGTgcatggaggggtgtcacggTAATCAATCTTGGAAGATTGCCTAAACGAGAGGCAATACTCCATGTACTTCCATCTTccaaataagagagagagagagagagattacccaAATTGATAGATAGCCTTAtccaaagaaaataataaatggCTGAAAGGTTTCATACATGGTCATGTATGAACATGGTCAACACTTTAGCCCTTGGATAAGAATACTCAATTCTTGTGTGTCTATACGACGGTTGAGGTATTGATCACATTTTATACACGACCATATGTGAAAACCGGTCCCTAATAAAAAATAGCAGCATATTTTACTAAAAGATTGACTCTAGAGATAGAGATAAGATGGAGATAAGTTGGATTGCTAACATCAAGCCTATTCTAGCTCAatataagagaaaataataaataagaaaataaatagaaaacagCTACTAAGACTCCAACTTAACTTTTTGATGAGGTGGCCTTACAGCATATAATCTTATCATTGACAAAATTAGCGAGATCAAAATCCCTTCTAATGTAGTGCTATTCTCAAACCTGTGAGATTCAGTGGGAGATATGCTTGTGAAATGATCACACATAAGtaataaaatcagatttccaaAGATTTTTATCAACAAAGAATCAAGGGATCAGATTCAGGCAAAATTCTTGTCAAAGGCTCTAATTGGATGggacaatataatatcagaaagCAGGCttaatccaatggtcagattctTAGGATCTGAAGATTACTACTTGAATAAGGAATTCTCAAATCTAAGAATCGATAAAAGGTTCAAAAAAACCAGATTATAGATTGACTTCAGTATCAAATAACAAGCCATTAAGATAGTAAATCTTCAACAATGGCTTTGGTTGCTCAATCAATAGCACTAATAGCTCCTTCAAGGCTAAGAATAACAACCAAACAATCACTAAAAATGAATAACTGAGATAGACTAAACTCATGGTTAATTGTAAATTCCAAACTCTACTTGATAAGCTGTAGAAAAAAGGTTTACCTGTATAGATTGACTGTCAAAATATAGGCCAGCTTATGAAATGGCCTCAATTATCAGCTGTTCAAATGAAATGCCACATATAAGAGAAATCCAAACTCAAAGAACCAGAAATGTGATTAATAAACAACACTTTGACAATATTCCATAGAGCCTTGGATTAATTATTACAtaaactaaagaagaagaaatctcccAACTGCTCTAGTACCAAAGAAATCTCAATTGGACAGAAGGGAAATCTTCTACACCAATGCCGTCCAATTCTAGTTCTTAGCCTACACAACGCATGCTATTATTTAAATAAGAGAAACACTTAGGGGTCTTCCAAGTTTGAAATCTTATTATAAGTGGTTATAGTAATCCATaacaattaaaaatagaaaaaaaacaaaattcaaacaGAAGTTGCAGAGTACTGATCAACATTAATTCTTTCACGCCCAAACCCAAGTTAGATTTGGTCTTTCTCAGAGGTTCCAATGGGCGAGGGTTGGTCGTGtatccaaagagagagagacagagactcAAACATACCTTCTGAAGCCCCAAATCCTCCACAGATGTTGCAGCGGGAGAGTGCCAAGCTTCTCTAGCACAAGCTTCTTCTGAAGCCCCAAATCCTCCACAGATGTTGCAGTGGGAGAGTGCCAAGCTTCTTCTGAAGCCCTAAATCCTCCGCAGAGGTTGCAGCGGGAGAAAGATTGAAAGAAATTTGAGAGAGTGTGAGAGATTTGAGAGTTGAGATGATAAAGGGACGGTTAGCGGGagtgagaatgagagagatagagagtatTGACCGAGAGAATGgaggaaagaaagggaagagtTTGGGTTTTGGTGGGAAAGGAAATGTTATGCGGTGTTTCACAATAAATGTCATTATATTGCACTCATACTTGACCACCGCGGTAAACGCCGTGGTAGCGGACTATAAAAATGGATATATTCCGACGTTTTCTAGCAAATGCCGTTGTATATAAACTTGTTACGGCATTTTAACAAGAATGCCGTTGAATATGCACACCAACAGCAGCGTTTTCTAAGAAAGGCCGCAGATTACAATTATTTAATGGCATTCAGCTCTAAACGTCGTTGTATTGTGAGATAAAAGGGCTTTTAGTTGGAACGCCGTCTATTGGCCTATATATGACGACTTTTCAAAATAAACGCCGTCGAATATGCCTCTATGACGACATTTCTAAACAACGCCGCCATATCCCTCGTGTTAAATGCCGTCATTGAtgctttttcttgtagtgaagAGTCGTTTCCTTGTTGGAGCTGTATAAAGGCATTATTCCCCATCAAATAGCTTACAATTTGGGGAAATGGAAAAAATGGGATGCAAGTCTTACAGTAAGAAGCGAAGTACCGTACTGTTACTTTGATTTTTGTCACGTACATCAAATGTTAATTAACTGGATAAATCTGAATTTTTCAATGAGAAGAAGATACCAACCATATATTTCATCATCATGTCTCAAATTTGGGGACCCATTAATATTTTGTATCACACAATTAATTATCTTGGCATTTTCAGTAAATTTGTGTAAAATAAGTTGTACGTACCACCACAATCTTGTTGATTCAATATTAAAACTTACAACATAAACCAAGGCGTATATAGCATTCCTGCTAAGTCAGATATATGCCAACAACCTCTACTAGACACATTCCTATgattgaggaaaagaaaaagaaaaagaaaagaacaggggagagggaaaagaaaaaaactcttttATGTATCAAATTGGAAATACACACATTAATTAAAGGATATATGGACTGTACGTACCTTTGATTTATTGTCTCTGAAGGTAATAAGACATCGATCAATTCTCCTCATTCGATATAATATGACAAAAACCGAAAGTAGGCAATCCTCCAAGACTTCTTGAAAAATAAAGTGCCCCAAACAGCCCAAAACCCCACAATGAAGCCCATAATGCCGCCAATGTAAAACCATAGCATATCCATCCATTCTTCATTTTGATGATCTCCATCACCGTTGCCATCATCATATGCTGGAGGAGATATGTTGGTGCCTGGGCAATTATTAGGTAGGGGCCACCCACAAAGTCCGGAGTTCCCAGTATAAATGGATGATGATGCATCACAATCAATGATGGTCTGGATCTGGTTACTTAATGGAATTTTCCCAGATAAATTGTTATGTGAGAGGTTCAAGTGGCTCAAGAAAGTTAAAGAAGATATGGTTGGAGGAATCTCACCACAAAGTTGGTTTCTGGAAAGGTCAAGGGTTTCCAGATATTGCAAATCCCCAATCTTCTCCGGGATCTTTCCTGTCAAATGATTCATTGATAAGTTCAAGGTACCCAATAAGACCAGCCTTGTTATCCCGTCTGGAATCTTTCCTGATAGATGATTGTATGAAAGATCAATGCTGTTCACCAAGTCAAGAGTTGAGCTGTATTCAAGTTCTCTTCCTTTTGTAACTACTATCATGTGCTCCTCATAATAACTTATGTAATTTGTAGGACCTGTAGGACTTGTCTCATTTGATTCTAGATAACTCAAACTGCCCAAACATTGTGGGATGAGTCCTGATAGATTATTATGTGAGAGGTCCAAGAAGTGAAGCTTAGAAAGGTTACAGATTTGTGAAGGAATTTCTTCGGTGAAAAAGTTGGAACGAAAGCTGATAATACTCAATTCTGATAGACTTTCTCCAATCCATGTTGGTATATTGCCAGTGAATCCATTTCTGCTAAGGTCAAGACTCCGTAAAGATGTGCATTTTCGCAATGATGAAGGAAGCTTGCCATGAAAGTTGTTGCTACTAAGTAATAGATATTCCAATAATGACAAATGACCTATTGATTGAGGAATCTTGCCTGATAGATTGTTGTTACCTAAATCTAGAACTGCTAGATCATTCATGTCCTTCCAACAGTTAGGGAGTTGTCCCCCTAAACTATTATTTGAAAGAATAAGATACGTCAAACTGGGTAGTTGACATATAGAAGAAGGAATGCTCCCGGTTAAAAAATTCCCAGAAAAATCTAAAGAGGTTACTCCAGACCCTAAAACTTCACCAATATTCTGAGGAATTTGTCCCGTGAATAAATTTGTCCCAAGAAGTAGATAACTGACATTAgaccaaagggggagagaaccATTGATTTGATTGAAACTCAAATCAACTTTATATGCAttgaaaaattcaaaagaatttGGTACCTTCCCTCTGATTTGATTGTGAGAGAGATCCAAAGTATGTATCCTCTGCCTAGCACATAAATTCCAAACGCTATCTGGTATGGTGTCTGAAATTCCTACGTTTCTGAGAGTTATACTGGAGAGGTTCTTTTGAGTTGCAAGCCATGGAGGAAAATTGGGGCCCATTTGTAGGTCAGACATATAGATAAGGTCTAGACTAAAAGTTGGAATCCACTCCCTGCTCGGTTTAAAAACCAAGGGCTTATTTGGAACTTCAGAGCCGATGTCTAACACTTTTAAACTTTTGAGATTCTTAAAGTGAGCTTCTGAAATAACGCCCCTCAAAGAACTCTCAGTTAACATCAATTCAACCAACTCTGAAAGTTCCCCAACCGATTCAGGAATATTTGCATCCAATTTTTGATTGTAGGCAAGGTCCAAATATCTTAAGGATGACAATCCTCCAATGGACATCGGGATAGGACCTGTGATTTGAGTTCCAGAGAGCTTTAATGTTCTCAAGGATGACAATCCTCCAATGGACATCGGAATAGGACCTGTGATTTGAGTTCCAGAGAGCTTTAATGTTCTCAAGGATGACAATCCTCCAATGGACATCGGAATAGGACCTGTGATTTGAGTCCAAGAGAGGTCTAATGTTCTCAAGGATGACAATCCTCCAATGGAAGACGGAATAGGACCTGTGATTTGAGTATTAGAGAGGTATAATGTTCTCAAGGATGACAATCCTCCAATGGAAGACGGAATAGGACCTGTGATTTGAGTATTAGAGAGGTATAATGTTCTCAAGGACGACAAGTTTCCGATAGTTGCCGGAATTGGACCTGAAATAGAAGCTTCAATTAACAGAGGTTCTAGCATGCaccccccaaaaataaaaaataaaaaaaagtggaaaaatATTTGGAGAGATCCGGGAGAAGGTGGAAGTTTACCTGAAAGTTGAGTATTATAAGAGAGGCTCAATTCTATCAAGGACGACAAGTTTCCAATAGATGTAGGAATTGGACCTGAAATAGAAGTTTCAATTAAGAGAGGTCGTAGTATGCACCCACAAAAGATCCAACAAGGTACGTTCCAGGAGAAGGAGTAAGTGGTAAGTAGTTTACCTGAAACTTGGGTGTACTCCAAATGTAGTGTCTCCAAGCGGCTATTAGAATTGCACATAGACAAACTATTCACATATTCTGTTATTCCGCCATTGATATTATTGCATTCTGATAGATCTAACCGTTTCAAATTGCAAAGATTGCCCAAAGTTTTTGGTATCCTTCCTCCAATGTCCATATTAAAGGATAAGTCTAGAACAGTAAGACTTGTAATATTGGAAATCCAGGGAGGAATAATTGAGGAGTTAAAGTTGTTCCCAGCAAGTTCGAGGACTAGAAGAGAAGTAAAATTTGCAACATATGGAATTGAGAGAGGGATGTTGGAAAGTTGACAGTACGACAGGTGTAGTTCTGACAGAGAAGGAAGCATAGTAACAGCTTGTATCCAATCAGTTGAAGACTTGCCTGTAAAGCTCACATATTCCATGTTTAGGTAcctcaaagaagaagatagaccAGAGAGCCACTGAAGATTGTTGACGGTTAAATCTGAAGAATGGAGATCAAGATATTGCAATCTTGACAAGTTTCCAAGTTGAGGAGGAATTGTTCCACTGAATGaagcaagagagagattgagatacTTCAAGTTGTGAAGTGAACCGAGGAATTTTGGAATATGGGTTCCTTGAAAATTAAAGTTGAAGCTGAGGTCCAAGTAATTCAAGTGTTTCAATTTGAGCAATGAAGGACTTATCTTTCCACCCAAAGAAGACTTGTGGGCAGCTTCCCAATCAATGTCGTAATATTCATCAACACTTGTCATGTTTTCAAtcatgttttcaatgtatacaGGTTGATTTCGAAGGTCGAGTTTGATGACATGGCGGGTCATATTGTTGCAGACCACACCTCTCCATGTGCAGCAATCATCACCGATCCAAGAAGAGAGCCGCCCTGAAGTAGTGTCGTTTAGACCAGCTTTGAACTCGAGCAGTGcctgtctctctccctctatgcAGCAGCTGCTGCTGCTCACAGTGAGACCAGCTGCTCCAACAATATTGCTTTTAAGGTATAGAAAATCCAAAAGCAGCAACGGGAAcaagaacagaagaagaagaaactgatCATGAATAGATGTAATAGCAGATACACCTCCCATGGCCTTATCAGATAACACTCAATTCAGATAGATTGATTATGTACCAGATCTTTGAAGCCCAAATGATATTTATAAGATGAAAGTTGTTCTGAATCACCACCGTGCTTCACACGGCAATTTGACCCATAGTTCAGATGGGGTCAGCTGTGAAACTGATGAAAATGAGTTCGGATCAAATCCCAATGAAATGTATTGTCATGGAAATTTGATGGAAATTGCCAACCACGTATTCACACAAACATATGAGTGAGTGACAAAAGACTTGACCATTGACTTTGGGTCTTCCCAGATGAGATTTGGGCCGACACtaatttggactttggagtcCTTGCATCTttcaattcattttttatttttttatctaagTTTTTATCTAAACTTGATCTAtatttatcaaggaaaagaaaaggctgTCAGACTACGGGGAGTCAGTGCCTCATACAGGAAGAGAGAAACAATCACCCCACACctcgtgaaatgaaaaatcctacACCAGTTGAATGCCCCTGTGTTCGTATTGGTCTCCATATTGATGCAAGGGCATGTAGTTGGACAACGAACCCCCCTCCcatttatcaaataaaatactttttttcaactcatttaataaaataaattttttgtgaTATCGAAATAAaacattatcaaaataaaactaaaatattatgaaaataaaaatatagttACAACATCCGCAACAAGTTAATTTTGTTGATGTATCGTAACCTAACGGCAATTTTACCTGCTATTGAAACTATTTATTAAAATAATCTTCCACGtctcttttttccttgttttaaaaaattgacATATTATCTTTTAATGAaactcttttgttttctttttatatttcaCCTGTAAATATATTTCTTAAGTATAAATTAAAACGATAATTTGTTTTCTGTTTGGGGAGTGTGCCGCCCACACCCAGACACAAGGGGAGAGGGGGAATGATAGCCCTGTCCCCATGAAAAGAGGGAATCATCACCCACCTGGAAACAGTTATCTAACTATGTGTTGCGTCGAGAAATCGTCTGggtcccttcgagtgtcgtTACCTGCAAAAGGACTAAGATCGAGGTGAcgaaggagaaccggtgtggttctggcttAGGACgcttcgatgcctaagttagatctctctgagcaaacagatgagtgaacAGAATTCAAGATGATCGATGGGCTagagtacctttccttttatagcaGGGGTGGCGaggtggagagtcccagttgatgtgaGGTGTCCTTgatagttgatagagtccctgaatAGCAGGGTTCACTCTTGATAGGTCGTCTTCCCGAGAGACGTGGCATCATGATGGACTTGGTGTCTTGGATGGACAAACTGTACATAGATTCCGGGTGCATGAGTCCGTTCTGACTACGTTGACtggtaggcggtggcctagagtcctggaggtAGTGTGGGTCCTGCAGTAGGAGGCAGTGGTATCCCGATCGTTGTCTACACCCGTCCACGCATATATGGGTCCACGCCCAAAGGGGTGTTCGCCCTAGGGGTCCACGCCAAAGGGTTGTCGCCCAAGGGGGTCCATGCCCAAGGGGTGTTCGCCCCAAGGGGTATTCTCCCTAGGGGTGTTCACCCCAAGGGAGCTCGCCTGAGGGATGTTCGCCCCAGGGGAGCTCGCCCGAGGGGTGTTCCCCCCAAGGGGTGTTCTCCCAAGGGGGGTGTTGGCTTGAGGGTGGTCCATGCCTGGTTTTCTCCTGTCCTTGGTATGGCTCATCTCTGGTCCCACCAcatggcagcctctgattggtcagctctattttgggtttatcactaTGTATTTTATAATTTTCCTTTGAAAGTTTGgtaaaagttttttcttttgtttggtaaagtttagtggaagtctttttttttttttttggtagaaagtttGGTGGAAGTTACCAAGCACAAAACTATGAGTCGGTGTGGACCATAACATGTGGGCATTGAACAAAAGACTCCAACTACTGGACATGGTATGAGAATATTGGGTTGAAAGtatggaaaaagagaaaaaaatctctgtcagggagtgtggcctacaccaacactcccatgagcctatctctctcctcctcatgtgaaaagacacctctgctccttgttttaaggaggagagataggcacatgggagtgctggcgtaggccacactcccatacagaaaactgcttcccttgaAAGTATTGTCCGAgtctttgcatcatccaattcaTCGTCTTGTCAATTATTTTTCTCTAAATTTAATTTGAAGAAAAGTTCTCTATTGGGAAGTGTACTGCTCACGCTAGACACAATGGGGGCGAAATGATTCCTCTGTGCCCCCCCTCATTGGTCCCACTTCGCACGCATGGGCCACGCTCTCCCAGAGAGATTGGTCTCCcatttaatttatatttatcAGATTCTCCCATaaaacatttttcttcttctgattctctcaataaaataaggggaaagttttcattcaAGGCTGTGTAagccatgtatgtgagagggtgggagtttcaagacattaattaatgggtgggggtttatgacttttccaactctttgtgagaatATGTACCATATGATTGAGGGTATTTGTATGGATGTTAGAGATTACTAtagatattaaaaataatatgaaaTTAATAATTATGCAATACATTGTTAGTTCATATCAAATGTAATCCAGagatttctaccaaaaaaaaaaaaatgtaatccagagatggatttttaaaagtgaaagaaaaataatagagaaaatgTACCATTAAGAAGTAATCTAAATATTtgtaattttaccaaaaaaaatctaaatatttGTAAAAGTGGGGGAAAAGAGGTGAAAGTTTACTTTATTTGAGAAATCCGAAATTCGTTTGGTTGCAATGGGAattaaggatttttatctccCTAGTACACGATCACCCATTGCACCTCCAGTTTTCCCTGGTTGGTCGACACGTGGATAATTCCTATCCAACGGTC
The sequence above is a segment of the Telopea speciosissima isolate NSW1024214 ecotype Mountain lineage chromosome 7, Tspe_v1, whole genome shotgun sequence genome. Coding sequences within it:
- the LOC122668719 gene encoding receptor-like protein EIX1; amino-acid sequence: MIAAHGEVCFNFNFQGTHIPKFLGSLHNLKYLNLSLASFSGTIPPQLGNLSRLQYLDLHSSDLTVNNLQWLSGLSSSLRYLNMEYVSFTGKSSTDWIQAVTMLPSLSELHLSYCQLSNIPLSIPYVANFTSLLVLELAGNNFNSSIIPPWISNITSLTVLDLSFNMDIGGRIPKTLGNLCNLKRLDLSECNNINGGITEYVNSLSMCNSNSRLETLHLEYTQVSGKLLTTYSFSWNVPCWIFCGCILRPLLIETSISGPIPTSIGNLSSLIELSLSYNTQLSGPIPATIGNLSSLRTLYLSNTQITGPIPMSIGGLSSLRYLDLAYNQKLDANIPESVGELSELVELMLTESSLRGVISEAHFKNLKSLKVLDIGSEVPNKPLVFKPSREWIPTFSLDLIYMSDLQMGPNFPPWLATQKNLSSITLRNVGISDTIPDSVWNLCARQRIHTLDLSHNQIRGKVPNSFEFFNAYKVDLSFNQINGSLPLWSNVSYLLLGTNLFTGQIPQNIGEVLGSGVTSLDFSGNFLTGSIPSSICQLPSLTYLILSNNSLGGQLPNCWKDMNDLAVLDLGNNNLSGKIPQSIGHLSLLEYLLLSSNNFHGKLPSSLRKCTSLRSLDLSRNGFTGNIPTWIGESLSELSIISFRSNFFTEEIPSQICNLSKLHFLDLSHNNLSGLIPQCLGSLSYLESNETSPTGPTNYISYYEEHMIVVTKGRELEYSSTLDLVNSIDLSYNHLSGKIPDGITRLVLLGTLNLSMNHLTGKIPEKIGDLQYLETLDLSRNQLCGEIPPTISSLTFLSHLNLSHNNLSGKIPLSNQIQTIIDCDASSSIYTGNSGLCGWPLPNNCPGTNISPPAYDDGNGDGDHQNEEWMDMLWFYIGGIMGFIVGFWAVWGTLFFKKSWRIAYFRFLSYYIE